From Novipirellula galeiformis, the proteins below share one genomic window:
- a CDS encoding AAA family ATPase, protein MTGSNPRIDEQRDTAAANNAERGFIEIDGVRLKLSHPYEAAGQWIGQQEVLMQLLACWISVDETDLPLTPRLIGSPGVGKTQLAIAAAKAQGRPLYIYQCTADTRPEDLLVTPVLSQGGEIAYHASPLVTAMITGGICILDEGNRMNEKSWASLAPLLDGRRYVESIVAGITIHAEREFRATVTMNQDESTFEIPDYIMSRLQPTLSVGFPSKQDEMSILQYHLPFAQPEMLAMTVEFLQHSHELKLDFSPRDGINLLRFAIKRMMQDSGHPINADEAWQEALEKCLGEEAVDLESLAQRRKRTLGGDAVPLGLADLFFDPDDPLHPDRDDDEDEDDDDIQF, encoded by the coding sequence ATGACTGGTTCGAATCCAAGAATTGATGAGCAACGAGACACGGCCGCAGCCAACAACGCGGAACGTGGATTTATTGAAATCGATGGGGTGCGACTCAAACTTTCGCATCCCTACGAGGCTGCCGGTCAATGGATTGGTCAACAGGAGGTGTTGATGCAATTGTTGGCATGCTGGATTTCCGTCGATGAAACGGATTTGCCACTGACCCCGCGATTGATTGGATCACCAGGGGTGGGCAAGACGCAATTGGCAATCGCTGCGGCAAAGGCTCAAGGTCGTCCGCTCTACATTTATCAATGCACCGCCGATACGCGTCCCGAGGATTTGTTGGTCACCCCCGTGCTCAGCCAAGGGGGCGAGATTGCTTATCACGCCTCACCGCTCGTGACCGCAATGATCACCGGCGGCATCTGTATCCTCGATGAAGGTAATCGGATGAACGAGAAGTCGTGGGCATCGCTTGCCCCGCTGCTCGATGGACGCCGTTACGTCGAATCCATCGTCGCGGGAATTACCATCCATGCCGAGCGGGAATTTCGCGCCACGGTGACCATGAACCAAGATGAATCGACGTTTGAAATCCCCGATTACATTATGAGTCGCTTGCAACCCACCCTCAGCGTTGGTTTTCCAAGCAAGCAAGACGAAATGTCGATCCTGCAATACCATTTGCCCTTCGCGCAACCCGAGATGCTGGCGATGACGGTAGAGTTTCTACAACATTCGCACGAGCTAAAACTCGATTTTTCACCTCGCGATGGCATCAATTTGCTTCGTTTTGCGATCAAGCGAATGATGCAGGACAGTGGCCATCCGATCAACGCCGACGAAGCGTGGCAGGAAGCGTTGGAGAAGTGTCTCGGCGAAGAGGCGGTTGACTTGGAATCACTAGCCCAGCGTCGCAAGCGGACGCTCGGCGGTGACGCCGTACCGCTCGGTTTAGCCGATTTGTTCTTCGATCCCGATGACCCACTTCACCCCGATCGCGATGACGACGAGGATGAAGATGATGATGACATTCAGTTCTGA
- a CDS encoding class I SAM-dependent methyltransferase translates to MSTVSPTKDAKSAEPHRSRLYNNLVPVYQGLWPAVAKRNIRSAIAALNISSGTEVLEVGVGTGLSLDSYPHDIRLTGVDLSEAMLAEAEQLVAQKQWSHINVLPMNAERLTFEDNGYDVVTSFHTISVVSKPRSMMSEMVRVCRPGGKILMVNHFRSENPLIAKVVDSAGNITRRLGWRTDLNLQDVVAGLPLRFDRCYKPTPMSFFTIMEATVTKGDA, encoded by the coding sequence ATGAGCACTGTTTCGCCAACAAAGGACGCCAAGTCCGCCGAGCCACATCGCAGCCGTTTGTACAACAATTTGGTCCCGGTTTACCAAGGATTGTGGCCAGCGGTTGCCAAGCGAAACATCCGCAGTGCAATCGCGGCGCTGAACATTTCCAGCGGCACCGAAGTGCTCGAAGTGGGTGTCGGCACCGGATTGTCGCTCGACAGCTATCCGCATGACATCCGTTTAACCGGGGTCGATCTTTCGGAGGCAATGTTGGCCGAAGCGGAACAGTTGGTCGCACAAAAGCAGTGGAGCCACATCAACGTGCTTCCCATGAATGCGGAACGGTTGACCTTTGAGGACAACGGCTACGACGTGGTCACGTCGTTTCACACGATTAGCGTGGTTTCCAAGCCGCGCTCGATGATGAGCGAGATGGTGCGAGTGTGTCGACCAGGTGGCAAAATCTTAATGGTCAACCATTTTCGTAGTGAAAATCCCTTGATCGCCAAAGTGGTCGACTCCGCGGGTAACATCACACGTCGCTTGGGGTGGCGCACCGATTTGAATCTCCAGGATGTGGTCGCCGGTTTACCGTTGCGTTTTGATCGCTGCTACAAACCGACTCCAATGTCCTTTTTCACGATCATGGAAGCGACCGTGACCAAAGGCGACGCCTAA
- a CDS encoding serine/threonine-protein kinase, protein MSLTPDQFVQRIKDLGLADPRAVDRVRNEVGAGEVTLAEMIDAMQRFEIVSTLQTEKLLRGDRSGYFYGDYKVQYLIGAGTFARVYRAERDGNIFAIKVLRKRFRDEPKELEQFLREGRMGLRLRHPNIVSIYDVVPDVRNPFLVMEFVEGQTLRELVRIRGKLPADLSLSLIQDISSALAHAASLGISHRDLKLSNVLISTDGKAKLVDFGLAALADRNNPEQIADCPNARAIDYAALERGSGVRKDDPRSDVFFAGNMLYHMLAGEPALSETRDRLQRLNVNRFIDIRPLHELAPDVPGVANQIVQKAMRFDVNQRYQSAAEMQADVRKAIMLIERGVTSSPADNYHQPMAEHQDDDEIPSNEGEGYVVLLVESKAALQNAVRDRLKARGYRVLIIQDPNRALARFADAEEQPADCVIFGASELGADAVDAYNQFAQDEMTAGIPSILLIDRRQTHLIQAALRGSNRKMLGLPLKVRELRQALKQLLVGVNRRPMGTY, encoded by the coding sequence ATGAGTTTGACACCCGATCAGTTCGTCCAACGTATCAAAGACCTTGGCTTGGCGGACCCGCGTGCGGTCGATCGTGTCCGCAATGAAGTGGGCGCAGGAGAAGTCACGCTGGCGGAGATGATTGACGCCATGCAGCGTTTTGAAATTGTTTCGACGCTGCAGACGGAAAAACTGCTACGTGGTGACCGCAGCGGCTACTTTTACGGCGACTACAAGGTCCAGTATCTGATTGGTGCAGGAACGTTTGCTCGCGTTTATCGAGCCGAACGCGATGGAAACATCTTCGCCATCAAAGTGTTGCGCAAACGATTTCGCGACGAGCCGAAGGAACTCGAGCAATTCCTGCGTGAAGGCCGTATGGGTTTGCGTCTCCGACACCCTAACATCGTCAGCATTTACGACGTCGTTCCGGATGTTCGCAACCCCTTCTTGGTGATGGAATTTGTCGAGGGGCAAACGTTGCGCGAATTGGTTCGCATTCGTGGCAAGCTGCCTGCCGACTTGTCGCTCAGTCTGATCCAAGACATTTCGTCGGCGTTGGCCCACGCCGCTTCGTTGGGGATCTCTCACCGCGATTTGAAGCTTTCCAACGTACTGATCTCGACCGATGGCAAGGCAAAACTCGTTGACTTTGGCTTGGCAGCATTGGCGGATCGCAACAACCCAGAACAAATTGCTGATTGTCCCAATGCTCGCGCGATCGATTACGCCGCATTGGAGCGTGGCTCCGGTGTTCGCAAAGATGACCCGCGAAGCGATGTGTTCTTCGCCGGCAACATGTTGTACCACATGCTCGCTGGCGAGCCTGCATTGTCCGAAACACGCGACCGCTTGCAACGCTTGAACGTCAATCGATTCATTGACATCAGACCACTCCACGAACTCGCTCCTGATGTTCCCGGTGTGGCTAACCAGATCGTCCAGAAAGCGATGCGGTTCGATGTCAATCAACGCTATCAATCCGCTGCTGAAATGCAGGCCGATGTGCGCAAGGCGATCATGTTGATTGAGCGAGGGGTGACGAGCTCTCCCGCGGACAATTATCACCAACCGATGGCCGAGCATCAGGATGATGACGAGATCCCTTCGAACGAGGGAGAGGGCTACGTTGTGTTGCTAGTCGAATCGAAAGCAGCATTACAGAATGCGGTTCGTGACCGCTTGAAGGCGCGTGGCTATCGGGTTTTGATCATCCAAGATCCCAATCGTGCGTTGGCCCGGTTCGCGGACGCCGAGGAACAACCCGCCGACTGTGTCATCTTCGGTGCATCGGAACTCGGCGCCGATGCGGTCGATGCCTATAACCAATTTGCCCAAGACGAAATGACGGCCGGGATTCCTAGTATCCTGTTGATCGATCGGCGACAAACGCATTTGATCCAAGCAGCACTGCGTGGTTCTAATCGCAAGATGCTCGGCTTGCCGCTGAAAGTGCGGGAGCTGCGTCAAGCGTTGAAACAGTTGCTCGTCGGCGTTAATCGACGGCCGATGGGGACGTATTGA
- the argS gene encoding arginine--tRNA ligase, whose amino-acid sequence MHLPNFLSVRFADALRTLVDDPAPFASMIRSTNDPSFGDYQANCAMPLSKQLGKNPRDLAAEIVERLDVDTCCEPPEIAGPGFINLRLKTSFLLQQLRAMLVDERCLVSVANPKRKVIVDFSSPNVAKPMHVGHIRSTVIGDALARTIGFLGHEVITDNHLGDWGTQFGIIIYGYKHFGDPEKVAKNPVPELASLYRLVNQLIEYRKAKRAAEGLPAQLAEAKSEVENARQTVDATTDPKTLKSAKKSLASAQKKQQALQSQAQSLSEKIEQVESDPTLLAQANDHSDVDHAVLEETVKLHQGDAENLELWTQFLPHCKDEINRIYKRLNVTFDHTLGESFYHPLLPGVVEELEKRGLARDSEGAVCVFLDEFNAPMIVRKKDGAYLYATTDIATLKYRLEEFKPDEILYVVDSRQSEHFDKLFAVAKRIGMQDVKMVHVNFGTVLGENGKPLKTRSGTLIGLEGLLDDAVQRAREVVCNPERLDKIDPPMDDAELTNVAQTVGHGAIKYADLSHHRTSDYSFSLDKMVALEGNTSAYIQYAYARTQGILRKAGQREQEVTSIDPQVTDFTHPAERALAMKLLRFEEALVSVHQDYAPNALVDYLYETAKAYAVFNDNCHVLKAESDAIASLRLALVALTGRVIRLALSLLGINTVPRM is encoded by the coding sequence ATGCATCTCCCAAACTTTCTAAGCGTTCGCTTTGCCGACGCCCTTCGTACGCTCGTTGACGATCCGGCTCCGTTTGCGTCGATGATCCGTTCGACCAATGATCCCAGCTTCGGTGATTATCAAGCCAATTGTGCGATGCCGTTGTCAAAACAGCTTGGCAAGAATCCACGCGATTTGGCCGCGGAGATTGTTGAACGCCTTGACGTCGACACTTGCTGCGAACCGCCCGAGATCGCCGGACCCGGTTTTATCAACCTGCGTTTGAAGACTTCGTTTCTGTTGCAACAGCTGCGTGCGATGCTCGTCGATGAGCGATGCCTTGTCTCGGTTGCCAATCCAAAACGCAAAGTCATTGTCGATTTCTCCTCGCCAAACGTTGCCAAGCCGATGCATGTCGGGCACATCCGCAGCACCGTCATCGGCGATGCGTTGGCACGCACGATCGGATTCCTCGGGCATGAGGTGATTACGGACAATCATCTGGGCGATTGGGGAACTCAATTTGGCATCATTATCTATGGTTACAAGCACTTTGGGGATCCAGAGAAAGTTGCGAAAAACCCGGTCCCCGAGCTGGCCTCGCTGTATCGATTGGTGAATCAATTGATCGAGTATCGAAAGGCAAAACGGGCTGCCGAAGGGCTCCCAGCTCAGTTGGCGGAGGCGAAATCCGAAGTGGAGAACGCCCGCCAAACGGTCGATGCGACCACCGATCCTAAAACACTCAAGAGTGCCAAGAAGAGCCTTGCGTCGGCCCAAAAGAAACAGCAAGCACTTCAATCGCAAGCCCAGTCGCTCTCAGAAAAGATTGAGCAAGTCGAAAGTGACCCTACGCTGCTTGCACAAGCCAACGACCACTCCGATGTCGATCACGCCGTTCTCGAAGAGACCGTCAAGTTGCATCAAGGTGATGCGGAGAATCTCGAGCTGTGGACTCAGTTTTTGCCCCATTGCAAAGACGAGATCAATCGCATCTACAAACGCTTGAACGTGACGTTTGACCACACGTTGGGTGAGAGTTTCTACCACCCGCTGCTTCCTGGCGTTGTCGAGGAGCTTGAGAAACGGGGGCTCGCTCGCGACAGTGAAGGGGCCGTCTGCGTTTTTCTTGATGAGTTCAATGCTCCCATGATCGTTCGCAAAAAGGACGGGGCGTATCTGTATGCGACGACTGACATCGCGACGCTGAAATATCGACTCGAAGAATTTAAACCCGACGAGATTCTGTACGTCGTCGATTCGCGCCAAAGCGAACACTTTGACAAACTGTTTGCCGTCGCAAAGCGGATTGGCATGCAAGACGTGAAGATGGTTCACGTTAATTTTGGAACCGTGTTGGGGGAAAACGGTAAGCCACTGAAAACGCGTAGTGGGACCTTGATTGGACTCGAGGGACTGCTCGACGATGCGGTGCAACGCGCACGCGAAGTCGTTTGCAACCCCGAACGTCTGGATAAAATTGACCCACCGATGGATGACGCCGAACTGACCAACGTCGCGCAAACCGTCGGACACGGGGCGATCAAGTATGCGGACCTTTCGCATCATCGCACCAGCGACTACAGCTTCAGCTTGGACAAAATGGTGGCACTCGAAGGGAATACATCCGCCTATATCCAATACGCTTATGCACGCACCCAAGGCATTTTGCGTAAAGCCGGTCAGAGGGAGCAAGAGGTGACATCGATCGACCCCCAGGTGACCGATTTTACTCATCCAGCCGAGCGGGCATTGGCAATGAAATTGCTCCGCTTCGAAGAGGCGTTAGTGTCGGTCCACCAAGATTACGCGCCTAACGCCTTGGTCGATTACTTGTACGAAACCGCCAAAGCGTACGCCGTGTTTAATGACAATTGTCACGTCTTGAAAGCGGAGAGCGACGCCATCGCCTCCTTGCGTTTGGCATTGGTAGCATTAACCGGCCGCGTGATTCGCTTGGCTTTATCCTTGTTGGGAATCAATACGGTTCCTCGGATGTAA
- the nadB gene encoding L-aspartate oxidase, with translation MMTPRYLLPIDTRRSLHRFTDVLVIGGGLAGLRAANAVESNRSVLVVTKDKLRESNSNYAQGGIAGVVDPDDRFEDHVIDTLHAGGNLCDISTVDMVIREGPRRIEELIRWGTRFDEADGELSLGREGGHSRERIVHAQGDSTGAEIMRAVIDRTRSLPNVEIWDNAFTVDLLTYEGRCRGAIIVGPDNRPLMVWAKETILCTGGAGQIYRESTNPPVATGDGLAIAYRAGVQLRDMEFIQFHPTVLYIAGSSRSLITEAIRGEGAYLVDATGHRFMPEYDSRGELAPRDVVSQSIIRQMDATKHPCVYLDLAHLDAAHVLKRFPGIAEACAKFGLDITSDRIPVRPGAHYMIGGVTVDRQGRTSLPGLWAAGEATSSGLHGANRLASNSLLEGLVYGAHAGEAASRSAAESVNKLEALPIQHPVHAHNESFDVADVRVSLKSLMGRWAGVERDAEGLREAEDSIRSFAAYVMARQFDTVEGWELQNMLLVASCTVRAALVRTESRGVHFRSDFPQVDDENWRRHLSQQIDVDGGHPKIGPPLEPNEISRSN, from the coding sequence ATGATGACCCCCCGTTACTTATTGCCCATTGATACACGCCGTTCCCTCCATCGATTTACCGATGTGTTGGTGATTGGGGGTGGTTTAGCGGGGCTGCGCGCGGCGAACGCGGTGGAATCCAATCGCTCAGTCTTGGTGGTAACCAAAGACAAACTCCGCGAATCGAACAGCAATTATGCTCAAGGAGGAATCGCTGGCGTGGTCGATCCGGATGATCGTTTCGAAGACCATGTGATCGACACGCTGCATGCCGGCGGCAATCTATGTGACATCAGCACGGTGGACATGGTGATCCGTGAAGGGCCACGTCGAATCGAAGAATTGATTCGCTGGGGGACGCGCTTTGACGAAGCCGACGGTGAACTCTCTCTGGGCCGCGAAGGGGGGCACAGTCGCGAGCGGATCGTTCACGCCCAAGGAGACTCCACCGGGGCGGAGATCATGCGAGCGGTGATTGATCGCACACGCAGTCTGCCCAATGTGGAAATTTGGGACAATGCCTTCACGGTCGACTTATTGACGTACGAAGGACGCTGTCGCGGTGCCATCATTGTCGGTCCCGACAATCGCCCGTTGATGGTTTGGGCGAAAGAAACGATCCTTTGTACCGGAGGCGCCGGTCAAATCTATCGTGAATCGACCAACCCACCGGTTGCGACGGGCGATGGTCTGGCGATTGCCTATCGCGCGGGAGTTCAGTTGCGTGACATGGAATTCATTCAATTCCATCCCACGGTGTTGTACATCGCCGGCTCCTCGCGTTCGTTGATCACGGAAGCGATTAGGGGTGAGGGTGCGTATTTGGTCGATGCGACCGGGCACCGCTTTATGCCTGAATATGATTCCCGCGGTGAATTGGCGCCGCGCGATGTGGTCAGCCAGTCAATCATCCGCCAAATGGACGCGACCAAGCATCCCTGTGTCTACTTGGATCTGGCACATCTCGACGCCGCGCATGTGCTCAAACGATTCCCCGGGATTGCCGAAGCCTGTGCCAAGTTCGGGTTGGACATTACCAGCGATCGCATCCCGGTTCGTCCTGGGGCGCATTACATGATTGGGGGCGTGACGGTGGACCGCCAAGGACGGACCAGTTTGCCTGGGTTATGGGCGGCCGGGGAAGCGACGAGCAGCGGCCTTCACGGTGCGAATCGATTGGCCAGCAACAGCCTTCTCGAAGGCCTCGTGTATGGGGCGCACGCGGGGGAGGCTGCGTCGCGATCCGCCGCCGAGAGCGTCAATAAGCTTGAAGCGTTGCCGATCCAGCATCCTGTGCACGCTCACAATGAATCCTTTGACGTCGCGGACGTTCGCGTCTCACTGAAAAGCTTGATGGGGCGTTGGGCCGGAGTCGAGCGTGATGCCGAGGGACTGCGTGAAGCCGAGGACTCGATCCGCTCGTTTGCAGCCTATGTGATGGCACGCCAATTTGACACCGTTGAAGGCTGGGAGCTTCAAAATATGTTGCTCGTTGCGTCATGCACGGTCCGTGCGGCGCTGGTAAGAACAGAATCTCGTGGCGTCCATTTTCGCTCCGATTTTCCTCAGGTCGACGATGAAAACTGGCGGCGTCATCTCAGCCAACAGATTGACGTCGACGGCGGGCATCCCAAAATAGGTCCCCCATTGGAACCCAACGAAATTTCGCGTTCAAACTAA
- the pssA gene encoding CDP-diacylglycerol--serine O-phosphatidyltransferase — translation MSELKRSLFGSRSQQRPHDEPINETDETSETDETSEEGSSLDEGQSGSERHSHAPQFGGKIRFGERLRPKRPRKRRKRKINLAVLPTLLTLGNAVCGMAAISVAMSDSLARAPEEKLFLAGVLIFIGMVFDALDGSAARLTGQESRFGAELDSLCDAITFGTAPAVIVWRISDVFPQKLSWAIGVLFTLCVLIRLARFNVETADDDPHDGFEGLPSPAAAGAIAAFAIAMPDLAAIATDPFYPEFAHKIAQYALLSSHYVIPTLAVALAYLMTSRFQYPHVFQQLVKGRWSTHQFGQALFAIVAGFILHWVALPIAFCYFAFGPPLRALMGRKTSKMDPTTADS, via the coding sequence ATGAGTGAACTCAAACGCAGTTTGTTCGGCAGCCGGTCGCAACAACGACCTCACGATGAGCCGATCAATGAAACCGATGAAACCAGCGAAACCGATGAAACCAGCGAGGAAGGATCGTCGCTCGACGAAGGGCAATCCGGATCAGAACGCCATTCCCATGCTCCCCAATTTGGCGGCAAAATCCGATTTGGCGAACGCTTGAGGCCCAAAAGACCTCGCAAACGTCGCAAGCGAAAAATTAATCTAGCCGTTTTGCCAACCTTGTTGACCCTCGGCAACGCAGTGTGTGGGATGGCGGCAATCTCGGTTGCAATGAGCGATTCACTGGCACGTGCCCCCGAAGAAAAGCTATTCCTCGCCGGAGTGCTGATCTTTATCGGCATGGTTTTTGACGCTTTAGACGGATCCGCCGCACGATTGACCGGACAAGAAAGTCGCTTTGGGGCGGAACTCGACAGCCTCTGTGACGCGATCACCTTTGGCACCGCGCCCGCCGTGATCGTGTGGCGAATTAGCGATGTGTTTCCGCAAAAATTAAGCTGGGCGATCGGCGTCTTGTTTACCTTGTGTGTGCTGATTCGCTTGGCCCGATTTAACGTTGAAACCGCTGACGATGATCCCCATGACGGCTTCGAAGGGCTTCCCAGCCCGGCGGCTGCGGGAGCCATCGCCGCGTTTGCGATCGCGATGCCCGACCTCGCCGCGATCGCGACGGACCCGTTCTATCCCGAATTTGCCCACAAAATTGCCCAATACGCCCTGCTGTCCTCTCACTACGTGATCCCTACCTTGGCGGTCGCTTTGGCCTATTTAATGACATCGCGGTTCCAATATCCCCACGTCTTCCAACAGCTTGTCAAAGGGCGTTGGTCGACGCATCAATTTGGCCAAGCGCTGTTTGCGATTGTTGCCGGATTCATTTTGCATTGGGTGGCGCTGCCGATCGCGTTCTGTTACTTCGCCTTCGGCCCCCCCTTGCGAGCGCTGATGGGACGTAAAACGAGCAAAATGGACCCTACCACCGCCGATTCATAG
- the rsfS gene encoding ribosome silencing factor: protein MTEQANENNQDAESALPMENSSENASAPTPPGDAADPNPMSQPSRAIRPHGVEYSRKLAAAAAQVALDNKGQDVMVLDVCDQTAEFDLFVLATGSSRRQLHAISEQIDDVLEKTLGDERLGIEGYQDSRWIVLDYGSVVIHLFDEETREYYDLESLWADGKPIPLEELGLKPQG from the coding sequence ATGACCGAACAAGCTAACGAAAACAACCAAGACGCTGAATCTGCACTCCCGATGGAAAACTCGAGCGAAAACGCAAGTGCCCCCACTCCACCGGGCGACGCTGCGGATCCCAATCCCATGTCCCAGCCATCGCGTGCCATTCGCCCGCATGGAGTGGAGTACAGCCGCAAGTTGGCCGCCGCTGCGGCTCAAGTCGCCCTGGACAACAAGGGGCAAGACGTGATGGTCTTGGACGTTTGCGATCAAACGGCCGAATTCGATCTCTTCGTATTGGCCACCGGATCGAGCCGTCGACAATTGCACGCGATCAGCGAGCAAATTGACGATGTGTTGGAAAAAACGTTGGGCGACGAACGCCTCGGGATCGAGGGTTATCAGGACAGCCGTTGGATCGTCTTGGATTACGGCAGCGTCGTCATTCATTTGTTTGATGAAGAAACTCGCGAGTACTACGATCTCGAGTCGCTATGGGCCGATGGCAAGCCTATTCCGCTCGAAGAGCTTGGTTTAAAGCCCCAGGGCTAG
- a CDS encoding lipase family protein produces the protein MIEETVNNIISDPGEVAFVVHSNVQGPIRDLTFLQRALLFAELSMISYNDEAEARRAAKVAGFDDVTFYDHDGSQAFRFRNEFDCVIACRGTEPNEWNDIQADANAASVVAETVGKVHRGFKREVDDLWPMIETALMSNQQPLWFCGHSLGGAMATICSGRCFLSHIPANPEQLYTYGSPRVGNNRYVNYVNLDHFRFVNNNDIVTRVPPALLGYRHCGNEVYIDRNGKLGRLGMILKRRDRWWGFIHGLRRRKIDHFSDHSIHEYIAAIHRAVEAEQQEMVGGGVAKSGSEFACDEREWTVDQAELDLPHLKRRDGDQPSPDTSSDDDTDPHKKSLQG, from the coding sequence ATGATCGAAGAAACGGTCAACAACATCATTAGCGATCCAGGTGAAGTCGCATTTGTTGTTCATTCCAACGTCCAAGGCCCGATTCGCGATCTGACGTTTCTGCAGCGTGCATTGCTGTTCGCGGAATTGTCGATGATTTCGTACAACGATGAAGCCGAAGCGAGACGCGCGGCAAAAGTTGCTGGCTTTGATGATGTCACCTTCTACGATCACGATGGCTCCCAAGCGTTTCGATTTCGCAATGAGTTTGATTGTGTGATCGCCTGCCGCGGTACCGAGCCCAATGAATGGAACGATATCCAAGCCGATGCGAATGCCGCTTCGGTGGTCGCCGAAACCGTCGGCAAAGTGCACCGCGGTTTTAAACGCGAAGTGGACGATCTGTGGCCGATGATTGAAACGGCATTGATGAGCAACCAGCAACCGTTATGGTTCTGTGGTCACTCGCTCGGCGGTGCGATGGCAACGATTTGTTCGGGACGCTGCTTCCTTTCGCATATCCCCGCGAATCCCGAACAACTTTACACGTACGGCAGCCCTCGTGTGGGTAACAACCGGTACGTCAATTACGTCAACCTTGACCATTTTCGGTTCGTCAACAACAACGATATTGTCACCCGTGTACCGCCAGCTTTGCTTGGTTATCGCCATTGTGGCAATGAAGTCTATATCGACCGCAATGGCAAGCTTGGGCGACTCGGGATGATCCTCAAGCGTCGCGATCGATGGTGGGGCTTCATCCATGGACTAAGACGCAGGAAAATTGACCATTTTTCGGACCATTCGATCCACGAATATATTGCTGCGATTCATCGAGCGGTGGAAGCCGAACAGCAAGAAATGGTCGGCGGCGGCGTGGCCAAGTCAGGCTCCGAGTTTGCCTGTGACGAGCGCGAGTGGACCGTCGATCAAGCGGAGCTCGATTTACCGCATTTAAAACGCCGCGATGGCGACCAACCTTCACCTGACACGTCATCCGACGATGACACTGACCCCCACAAAAAGAGTTTGCAGGGATGA
- a CDS encoding thioredoxin family protein — translation MKNHQLNLLAFLLVIAVVSVGCTQGSSLAWRRNVASNVASDVISDVISDAEPASIDRIATSQPVMERPAIEESPAVVAPTTFVRVASEPESLRPTLVTLPSDGDLTELVRTATGPVLLDFYADWCGPCRVQGKILHDLEETAAEHNTTIIKINVDEHQQIAQQLQVSSLPTLVMIRDGEIVQRQSGIMRKPRLEDWMR, via the coding sequence ATGAAAAATCATCAACTGAATTTACTGGCGTTTTTACTCGTAATTGCGGTTGTCTCGGTCGGCTGCACTCAAGGAAGCTCCTTAGCATGGCGTCGCAACGTAGCAAGCAACGTAGCAAGCGATGTCATAAGCGATGTGATAAGTGATGCGGAACCGGCGAGCATCGATAGGATAGCGACTAGCCAACCTGTCATGGAGCGGCCTGCGATCGAGGAATCTCCCGCCGTCGTTGCGCCCACCACATTCGTTCGTGTGGCATCGGAGCCCGAATCGCTGCGTCCCACCCTAGTCACATTGCCCAGCGATGGCGATCTCACAGAATTGGTCCGCACGGCTACCGGGCCCGTCCTGCTCGATTTCTATGCCGATTGGTGTGGGCCATGTCGCGTCCAAGGCAAAATTTTGCATGACTTGGAAGAAACGGCCGCCGAACACAACACGACGATCATCAAGATCAACGTCGATGAACACCAACAAATCGCACAACAGCTTCAGGTTTCGAGCCTACCGACACTCGTGATGATCCGCGATGGCGAAATCGTGCAGCGGCAATCCGGAATCATGCGAAAGCCTCGTCTGGAAGACTGGATGCGATAG